The Colias croceus chromosome 23, ilColCroc2.1 genome window below encodes:
- the LOC123702385 gene encoding phospholipid phosphatase 5, whose amino-acid sequence MPLIRSASLNLFVEIIVRIVFLSTFCYMESMPPFIRVIQPSEMAENLKYPRHESYVPGTMLWGIVLSVPCLLSIVAWAACNDCNDALEFLLAWTLSLGITGILTDTVKLIAGRPRPDFFYRCFPDGVETADLKCTGDMADIMEGRKSFPSGHSSLSFCSLGIASLWICGRLGVLARRRGSSVRISCTLAPLVLAGCIALSRTCDYHHHWQDVLVGSILGLSVATFCYRQYYNPLTSDHSGIPYIVSGSIAKYSNGKPDISPVKEKEESTPLLKKEDKWI is encoded by the exons TTACATGGAATCCATGCCACCGTTTATTCGCGTTATACAGCCGTCTGAAATGGCGGAGAATCTCAAGTACCCCCGCCACGAGTCTTACGTACCCGGGACGATGCTCTGGGGCATTGTGTTGTCTGTGCCCTGTCTGTTGTCTATCGTCGCGTGGGCGGCGTGCAATGATTGTAATGACGCGTTGGAG tttcTTCTTGCGTGGACATTATCGCTGGGTATCACCGGTATTTTGACAGACACCGTCAAACTTATAGCAG GTCGCCCCAGACCAGACTTCTTCTACCGATGTTTTCCCGATGGAGTCGAAACGGCAGATCTCAAGTGTACGGGGGACATGGCGGATATTATGGAGGGGAGAAAGTCATTCCCCAGTGGGCATAGCAGTT TGTCCTTCTGTTCGTTGGGCATCGCGTCGCTATGGATCTGCGGTAGGCTCGGAGTGTTGGCTCGAAGGCGGGGGTCGTCGGTTCGAATCTCGTGCACGCTAGCACCGCTTGTATTGGCCGGTTGTATAGCACTGTCGAGGACTTGTGATTACCATCATCATTGGCAGg ATGTCCTAGTAGGTTCGATACTAGGGCTCTCAGTAGCGACATTTTGCTACCGTCAATACTATAACCCGCTGACGTCAGACCATTCCGGGATACCGTACATAGTATCCGGTAGTATAGCCAAATATTCCAATGGAAAACCCGACATAAGCCCGGTGAAGGAAAAGGAGGAATCTACGCCGTTGTTGAAGAAGGAGGATAAATGGATTTAG